One part of the Rhodococcus oxybenzonivorans genome encodes these proteins:
- a CDS encoding ABC transporter ATP-binding protein — MSVIVADSFAVTAGRSGSGKSLTCRANLGILSGGIGVTAGSIDFDGIELTDLGRKHWRPLRGTGISAVFQDPASYLNPSIRVGEHLAEALRSTLGLSRANARRRGVELFRKMGLNDADTVYRQYPHELSGGMLQRVLIAIAVSAEPELLIADEATTVLDVTVQAEVLDLLEDLRDELGLALVLVSHDLAVVAQVCDSVIVMRDGAVVGSGRAGDLLTAPRHEYTRQLVENHRDYGLESVIGKEAARV; from the coding sequence ATGTCGGTGATCGTCGCCGATTCCTTCGCGGTGACCGCCGGCAGGTCGGGAAGTGGTAAGTCGTTGACCTGCCGGGCCAACCTCGGAATTCTGTCCGGCGGAATCGGTGTCACCGCAGGCTCGATCGACTTCGACGGCATCGAACTCACGGACCTCGGTCGCAAACACTGGCGGCCACTGCGGGGTACCGGCATCTCCGCAGTCTTCCAGGACCCGGCGTCCTATCTGAATCCGTCCATCCGGGTCGGTGAACATCTGGCCGAGGCACTCCGGTCGACCCTCGGCCTGTCCCGCGCGAACGCCCGGCGGCGCGGCGTCGAACTATTCCGGAAAATGGGACTGAACGACGCCGACACCGTGTACCGCCAGTACCCGCACGAACTGTCCGGGGGAATGCTCCAGCGGGTGCTCATCGCGATCGCGGTGTCCGCGGAACCGGAACTTTTGATCGCCGACGAGGCGACCACCGTTCTGGACGTCACCGTTCAGGCCGAGGTGCTCGACCTCCTCGAGGACCTGCGCGACGAACTGGGTCTCGCGCTCGTCCTCGTCTCGCATGACCTCGCCGTGGTGGCTCAGGTCTGCGACAGCGTGATCGTGATGCGGGACGGCGCCGTCGTCGGGTCCGGGCGAGCAGGGGACCTGCTCACCGCGCCCCGACACGAGTACACCCGCCAACTCGTCGAGAACCATCGGGATTACGGGCTCGAGTCGGTTATCGGAAAGGAGGCGGCTCGTGTCTGA